The Macrococcoides canis genome has a window encoding:
- the gcvH gene encoding glycine cleavage system protein GcvH: protein MSNLKFSKDHEWVKSEDNVKVIGITDFAQSELGDIVFVELPEVGDEITTGSPFGSVESVKTVSELYAPISGKVVEVNSELEDSPELVNESAMDQAWMIKVEADDSELGDLMDQAQYDEMINA from the coding sequence ATGTCAAACTTAAAATTTTCAAAAGATCATGAGTGGGTTAAATCAGAAGATAACGTAAAAGTAATCGGAATTACAGACTTTGCACAATCAGAATTAGGGGATATCGTATTCGTTGAACTTCCAGAAGTGGGCGATGAAATTACTACAGGTTCACCATTTGGTAGCGTTGAGTCAGTTAAAACTGTTTCTGAATTATATGCTCCAATCTCAGGTAAAGTTGTTGAAGTTAACTCTGAATTAGAAGATTCTCCTGAATTAGTAAACGAATCTGCTATGGATCAAGCTTGGATGATTAAAGTTGAAGCAGATGACAGCGAACTTGGTGATTTAATGGATCAAGCGCAATATGATGAAATGATTAATGCATAA
- a CDS encoding toprim domain-containing protein, with amino-acid sequence MSVIQKVIVVEGKRDKKRLQEVLTEPVHIICTHGTMGIEKLDAMIEDLYHHKVYIMTDSDKAGRKIRAWFKRHLSEGHHIYIDPKYGEVSNCPLEYLAKVVSRHDFEIKPQFEWKGKSQPYEYQNAFAI; translated from the coding sequence ATGTCTGTAATTCAAAAGGTCATCGTAGTAGAAGGTAAGCGAGACAAGAAAAGATTACAAGAAGTATTAACGGAACCTGTACATATTATTTGCACGCATGGCACGATGGGCATTGAAAAGCTAGATGCCATGATTGAAGATCTGTATCATCATAAAGTTTATATCATGACCGACAGCGATAAAGCAGGTCGTAAGATTAGAGCATGGTTTAAACGCCATCTCAGTGAAGGGCATCATATCTATATCGATCCTAAGTATGGAGAGGTGAGTAACTGTCCTTTAGAATATCTGGCGAAAGTTGTCAGTCGTCATGACTTCGAGATTAAACCACAGTTTGAATGGAAAGGTAAGTCACAGCCGTATGAGTATCAGAACGCATTTGCAATCTAA
- a CDS encoding thioredoxin family protein: MSIRTHLQSKDLQTVQDDYIIFGYTPFCGTCKLAEKMLDIVNMSLKLDILKLDLNYYESLSTQYKISSVPVLLIVKDNEVVDMIFRFESVTSIYEILSKSIDE; encoded by the coding sequence ATGAGTATCAGAACGCATTTGCAATCTAAAGATCTACAGACAGTACAAGATGATTATATTATTTTTGGTTATACCCCTTTTTGCGGCACATGCAAGCTCGCAGAAAAGATGCTGGATATCGTGAATATGTCGCTTAAGCTAGATATATTAAAGCTGGATTTGAATTATTATGAATCGCTCAGTACGCAATACAAAATTTCTAGTGTGCCTGTACTGCTTATCGTCAAAGATAATGAAGTCGTCGATATGATATTTCGATTTGAATCAGTTACTTCAATATACGAAATATTGTCGAAATCTATTGACGAATAA
- a CDS encoding methionine ABC transporter ATP-binding protein, with translation MIKLNNVVKTFTTKKGDITAVDHVSLDITQGEIYGIIGFSGAGKSTLIRMFNGLEKPTSGEVTVDNDIINQLDQKTLNKKRQKISMIFQHFNLLWSRTVYDNIALPLEIAGVKKSDIDGKVKSLINLVGLNGRENAYPSELSGGQKQRVGIARALSNDPKVLLCDEATSALDPQTTDEILDLLVDINKKLNLTIVLITHEMEVIRKICHRVAVMEHGKVVEEGSVLSVFNNPQTNITKRFVKDDISDEELEASIKDIKAQYPVGTLLRLKFVGSATGQPIVSQVIQKYGLDMNILAGNVKHTQAGSFGHLIVHLTSVNGDLVKIADELKRHGVEVEVEQDAN, from the coding sequence GTGATTAAGTTAAATAATGTTGTAAAGACATTTACAACGAAAAAAGGAGACATCACAGCTGTCGATCATGTTTCACTGGATATTACTCAAGGTGAAATCTACGGAATCATCGGTTTTAGTGGTGCAGGTAAAAGTACGTTAATTCGTATGTTTAACGGTTTAGAAAAACCGACATCTGGGGAAGTGACGGTCGATAATGATATTATCAACCAGCTGGATCAGAAAACTTTGAATAAGAAACGTCAGAAGATATCGATGATCTTCCAGCATTTCAATTTATTATGGTCGCGTACAGTTTATGACAATATTGCGCTGCCGCTTGAAATTGCGGGTGTCAAGAAATCTGATATCGACGGTAAGGTAAAGTCTTTAATCAATCTTGTCGGACTAAACGGTCGAGAAAATGCATATCCTTCAGAACTGTCTGGTGGTCAAAAACAGCGTGTTGGTATCGCGCGTGCACTGAGTAACGATCCGAAAGTGCTGCTATGCGATGAAGCGACGAGCGCACTTGATCCCCAGACGACAGACGAAATTCTTGATCTGCTTGTGGATATCAACAAGAAGCTGAACTTAACAATCGTGCTGATTACGCATGAGATGGAAGTTATCCGTAAGATCTGTCACCGTGTCGCAGTGATGGAGCACGGTAAAGTCGTGGAAGAAGGTTCAGTATTAAGTGTATTCAACAATCCGCAGACAAACATTACGAAACGCTTCGTAAAAGATGATATATCTGACGAAGAGCTTGAAGCTTCTATTAAGGATATTAAAGCACAGTATCCTGTAGGCACACTGCTTCGACTTAAGTTCGTCGGTTCTGCAACTGGACAACCGATTGTCAGTCAAGTGATACAGAAATATGGTCTGGATATGAATATTCTGGCTGGTAACGTAAAACATACCCAAGCAGGGTCATTTGGACATTTAATCGTCCATCTAACGTCTGTGAATGGTGACCTTGTAAAAATTGCAGATGAGCTTAAGCGTCACGGTGTAGAAGTGGAGGTAGAACAAGATGCAAACTAG
- a CDS encoding methionine ABC transporter permease: MQTSFSDTLKEMLSFKNVVWPDVWLATIETLQMTLIATFFTFFFGLIIGIILFLTSRSKNKGVRIFYSITAFLVNLFRAIPFIILILLLFPFTNLIMHTISGVKGALPALIIGASPFYARLVEIAMKEIDKGVIEAVQSMGANTFTLIRKVLIPESLPALVSGITVTAIALVGSTAIAGVIGAGGLGNLAYLVGFTRAQNDVILVSTVLILVLVFAIQFIGDMITKRIDKR; encoded by the coding sequence ATGCAAACTAGTTTTTCAGATACGCTTAAAGAGATGCTGAGTTTCAAGAATGTAGTCTGGCCAGATGTATGGCTAGCGACAATTGAAACATTGCAAATGACTTTAATTGCGACATTCTTTACATTTTTCTTCGGATTGATTATTGGAATCATCTTATTCCTGACATCACGCAGTAAAAATAAAGGTGTACGTATCTTTTATTCCATCACTGCATTTTTAGTGAATTTATTCAGAGCGATACCATTTATTATTTTGATCTTGCTCCTGTTCCCTTTCACGAACTTAATTATGCACACGATCAGCGGGGTAAAAGGTGCATTACCGGCACTCATTATCGGTGCTTCACCGTTTTATGCGCGACTTGTTGAGATTGCGATGAAAGAAATCGATAAAGGCGTAATTGAAGCAGTGCAGTCGATGGGTGCAAATACTTTTACATTAATTCGTAAAGTATTGATTCCTGAAAGTTTACCGGCACTTGTGTCTGGTATTACTGTAACAGCGATTGCTTTAGTAGGGTCTACTGCCATTGCCGGCGTTATCGGAGCAGGTGGTTTAGGTAACTTAGCCTATTTAGTAGGATTCACTAGAGCACAGAATGATGTCATCTTAGTTTCAACAGTATTAATTTTAGTGCTTGTATTCGCGATACAATTTATCGGTGATATGATCACGAAACGTATTGATAAACGATAA
- a CDS encoding MetQ/NlpA family ABC transporter substrate-binding protein encodes MKKFISLLFVATLVLVLAACGGNEKKTSKEEDKTITVGASPAPHAELLEQVKPALEKEGYTLKIKTINDYTTPNRFLNDGELDANFFQHTPYLDTEKKAKGYKIESAGNVHIEPMAVYSKKYKSLKELPENAEVFVSNNPAEEGRFLSFFTEAGLITLKDGVDPVKATFKDIKENKKNIKFNNKQSAEFLPKSYNNGEGDAVIINSNFALENKLNPVKDSIAIEKSDSPYANLIAVQEGHKDDAKIKALVKALQSKETQDFINKKYDGAVIPAK; translated from the coding sequence ATGAAAAAGTTTATATCATTATTATTCGTAGCAACATTAGTACTTGTACTTGCAGCTTGTGGAGGTAACGAAAAGAAAACTTCTAAAGAAGAAGATAAGACGATTACAGTCGGCGCTTCTCCTGCACCACATGCGGAATTACTTGAACAAGTTAAACCAGCATTAGAAAAAGAAGGCTATACATTAAAGATTAAAACAATCAATGACTATACAACACCGAATCGTTTTTTAAATGATGGTGAATTAGATGCGAACTTCTTCCAGCATACACCATACTTAGACACAGAAAAGAAAGCAAAAGGATACAAAATTGAATCAGCAGGTAACGTTCATATCGAACCGATGGCTGTTTACTCAAAAAAATATAAATCATTAAAAGAGCTTCCAGAAAACGCTGAAGTATTTGTATCAAATAACCCAGCTGAAGAAGGCCGTTTCCTATCATTCTTCACTGAAGCAGGATTAATCACATTAAAAGACGGTGTTGATCCAGTAAAAGCTACATTTAAAGATATTAAAGAAAACAAGAAAAACATTAAATTTAACAACAAGCAAAGTGCTGAATTCTTACCGAAATCATACAACAATGGTGAAGGGGATGCAGTAATCATCAACTCTAACTTTGCACTTGAAAATAAATTGAATCCTGTAAAAGATTCAATCGCTATCGAAAAAAGTGACTCACCGTACGCGAACTTAATCGCAGTACAAGAAGGACACAAAGATGATGCTAAGATTAAAGCGTTAGTAAAAGCTTTACAATCTAAAGAAACACAAGATTTTATCAATAAAAAATATGATGGCGCTGTAATTCCAGCGAAATAA
- the sufC gene encoding Fe-S cluster assembly ATPase SufC → MVSVLEIKDLHVEIEGKEILKGVNLTIKQNEVHAIMGPNGTGKSTLSAAIMGHPKYTVTKGEVLLDGENVLEMEVDERAQAGLFLAMQYPSEISGVTNADFLRSAINAKREEGNEINLMQFIKKLDKNMEFLEMDLDMAQRYLNEGFSGGEKKRNEILQLMMLEPKFAILDEIDSGLDIDALKVVSKGINEMRGENFGCLIITHYQRLLNYITPDHVHVMMQGRVVKSGGEELAQRLEKEGYDWIKQELNIQDETVDA, encoded by the coding sequence ATGGTATCAGTATTAGAAATTAAAGATTTACACGTTGAGATAGAAGGTAAGGAAATTTTAAAAGGTGTAAACCTGACGATTAAACAAAACGAAGTACATGCAATTATGGGTCCTAACGGAACAGGTAAATCAACTTTATCTGCTGCAATCATGGGTCATCCGAAATATACGGTAACTAAAGGGGAAGTATTACTTGATGGTGAGAACGTATTAGAGATGGAAGTTGACGAACGTGCTCAGGCTGGTCTTTTCTTAGCAATGCAATATCCATCTGAAATTTCTGGTGTGACAAACGCAGACTTCTTACGTTCAGCAATCAATGCGAAACGCGAAGAAGGTAACGAAATCAACTTAATGCAGTTTATCAAGAAATTAGATAAGAACATGGAGTTCTTAGAGATGGATCTTGATATGGCACAACGTTATTTAAATGAAGGATTCTCTGGTGGAGAAAAGAAACGTAATGAAATTCTTCAGTTAATGATGTTAGAACCTAAGTTTGCGATTTTAGATGAAATTGACTCAGGTTTAGATATCGACGCGCTTAAAGTTGTATCAAAAGGAATTAACGAAATGCGTGGAGAAAACTTCGGATGCTTAATCATCACGCATTACCAACGTCTATTAAACTACATTACTCCAGACCACGTTCACGTAATGATGCAAGGTCGCGTTGTAAAATCAGGTGGAGAAGAACTTGCACAACGTCTTGAAAAAGAAGGATACGACTGGATTAAACAAGAGTTAAATATTCAAGATGAAACTGTAGATGCATAA
- the sufD gene encoding Fe-S cluster assembly protein SufD, with product MSNTIDFTHEILTNLSSERNEPSWMQTLRQDAFNKLNTIDMPKPDKTKLDKWNFDVHHKVVESDTFTSKETLPESVKALIDLENTHNLIVQHNNTPAFIEIEEKLQSQGVIITDIQTALSEHSDLVKQYYMTDAVKVDEHRLTALHAAMMNGGLFIYVPRNVVIEHPVQYIVLHDNEEANLFNHIIIVADESSEVTYVENYLSEVTSAKGQLNIISEVIAKDNAKINYGAVDFLNKDLVGHVIRRGVASRDAVIDWALGLMNDGDTIHDNTTYLMGDDSKSNLKIVVVGRGSQKLNFTSQIIQYGKRSEGHILKHGVMKDSASSIFNGIGYIKHGGTKADAQQESRVLMLSEKARGDANPILLIDEDDVTAGHAASVGRVDPMQLFYLMSRGISKQEAERLVIHGFLAPVVNALPIEAVKKQLTEVIESKVTGK from the coding sequence ATGAGTAATACGATAGATTTTACACACGAGATTTTAACGAATCTTTCATCTGAACGTAATGAACCATCATGGATGCAAACATTACGTCAAGATGCATTCAATAAATTAAATACAATCGATATGCCAAAACCAGATAAAACGAAACTGGATAAATGGAATTTCGATGTGCATCATAAAGTAGTAGAAAGCGACACATTTACATCTAAAGAAACATTACCTGAATCTGTTAAAGCATTGATCGACCTAGAGAATACACATAACTTAATTGTTCAGCATAACAATACACCTGCTTTCATTGAAATTGAGGAGAAACTTCAATCTCAAGGTGTGATTATTACTGATATTCAAACTGCGCTTTCTGAGCATAGTGATCTTGTAAAGCAATATTATATGACAGATGCGGTCAAAGTTGATGAACACCGTTTAACAGCGCTTCATGCTGCAATGATGAATGGTGGACTGTTTATCTACGTACCACGCAACGTTGTGATTGAACATCCAGTACAGTATATTGTGCTTCATGATAATGAAGAGGCGAACCTGTTCAACCATATCATTATTGTTGCAGATGAAAGCTCTGAAGTAACTTACGTTGAGAACTACTTATCAGAAGTGACGTCAGCAAAAGGACAATTGAACATTATTTCAGAAGTAATCGCTAAAGACAATGCGAAAATTAACTACGGTGCGGTTGATTTCTTAAATAAAGATCTCGTTGGTCATGTCATTCGTCGCGGTGTTGCATCTCGTGATGCAGTAATTGACTGGGCTTTAGGCTTAATGAATGATGGGGATACAATTCATGACAACACGACTTACTTAATGGGCGATGATTCTAAGAGTAATCTTAAGATTGTTGTTGTCGGTCGTGGATCTCAGAAACTTAACTTTACATCACAGATTATTCAGTACGGTAAACGTTCTGAAGGCCACATCTTAAAACATGGTGTAATGAAAGACAGCGCATCATCTATCTTTAACGGTATTGGATACATTAAACATGGTGGAACGAAAGCAGATGCACAACAAGAGTCACGCGTGTTAATGCTCTCTGAGAAAGCACGTGGAGATGCGAACCCAATTCTATTGATTGATGAAGACGATGTAACAGCTGGACACGCAGCATCTGTTGGCCGTGTTGACCCGATGCAGTTATTCTACTTAATGAGTAGAGGTATTTCTAAACAAGAAGCAGAGCGTCTGGTAATACATGGTTTCTTAGCGCCTGTTGTTAATGCATTACCGATTGAAGCGGTTAAGAAGCAGCTTACAGAAGTAATTGAGTCAAAAGTAACTGGTAAATAA
- a CDS encoding cysteine desulfurase — MTNLNIEAIRKDFPILSEVVNDRKLIYLDSSATSQKPQSVIDKTVEYYTHMNANVHRGVHTLGTRATDGYEGARETVRNFINAQYFEEIIFTRGTTTALNLVAHSFGDRVVEAGDEILITEMEHHANLVPWQQLAKRKDAVLKYIPLNEDGTISIDAVKNALTDKTKIVSMAHVSNVLGTINDIQSITELVHAHGAYMVVDGAQSVPHMKVDVQALGCDFFAFSGHKMCGPTGIGVLYGKKALLDKMEPIEFGGDMIDFVGLQDSTWTELPTKFEAGTPLIAEAVGLAEAIKYLESIGLDNILEYEHELTAYAYEQMSAIEGLEIYGPTADKRAGLITFNLEGVHPHDLATALDSHGIAIRAGHHCAQPLMKWLGQSSTARASFYIYNTKEEIDQLVTSLKETKEFFSYEF, encoded by the coding sequence GTGACCAATTTAAATATAGAAGCAATTCGCAAAGATTTTCCAATCTTGTCAGAAGTCGTCAATGATAGAAAGTTAATCTATCTGGATTCTTCTGCTACAAGTCAGAAGCCTCAAAGCGTCATCGATAAGACAGTCGAGTATTATACGCATATGAACGCTAACGTTCACCGCGGGGTGCATACATTAGGTACACGTGCTACAGATGGTTATGAAGGCGCGCGTGAAACGGTACGCAACTTTATCAATGCACAGTACTTTGAAGAAATTATCTTTACGCGAGGTACGACGACTGCACTCAATCTTGTTGCCCATAGTTTTGGTGATCGTGTCGTTGAAGCGGGTGATGAAATTCTTATTACTGAGATGGAACACCATGCCAACTTAGTACCTTGGCAACAGCTTGCTAAACGTAAAGATGCAGTATTGAAGTATATTCCATTAAACGAAGATGGTACGATTTCGATAGATGCCGTTAAAAATGCATTGACAGATAAAACGAAGATCGTATCGATGGCACATGTTTCTAATGTACTAGGAACAATTAACGATATACAAAGCATCACAGAACTTGTACATGCACATGGTGCATATATGGTCGTAGATGGTGCCCAGTCTGTACCTCATATGAAAGTTGATGTCCAGGCGCTTGGATGTGATTTCTTCGCCTTTAGTGGACACAAGATGTGTGGACCGACTGGAATCGGTGTATTATATGGTAAGAAAGCATTGCTTGATAAGATGGAACCGATTGAATTTGGCGGGGATATGATTGATTTTGTTGGATTACAAGACTCAACATGGACAGAATTACCGACGAAATTTGAAGCAGGTACACCGCTTATTGCAGAAGCAGTTGGTTTAGCAGAGGCTATCAAATATCTAGAATCTATCGGATTAGATAACATTCTTGAATATGAACATGAGTTAACAGCTTATGCTTACGAACAGATGTCAGCAATTGAAGGACTTGAAATTTATGGTCCGACTGCTGATAAACGTGCAGGTCTTATTACTTTTAATCTCGAAGGCGTGCATCCCCATGACTTAGCAACAGCTCTAGATAGTCATGGTATCGCGATTCGTGCGGGACATCACTGTGCTCAGCCGCTTATGAAGTGGTTAGGTCAGTCATCTACAGCACGTGCAAGTTTCTACATCTATAACACGAAAGAAGAAATCGATCAGCTAGTAACAAGCTTAAAAGAAACGAAGGAGTTTTTCAGTTATGAGTTTTAA
- the sufU gene encoding Fe-S cluster assembly sulfur transfer protein SufU: MSFNNLDQLYRSVIMDHYKNPRNKGIIEDGTLTIDMNNPTCGDRIRLTLDVVDEIVKDVKFEGEGCSISMSSASMMTEAIKGKSVSEALEMGEEFSKMMLGEDYTFDESAGDIEALSGVAKFPARIKCATLAWKALERGTKDNNDTHVSEEIDE; this comes from the coding sequence ATGAGTTTTAATAATTTGGATCAGTTATATCGTTCAGTCATTATGGACCATTACAAGAATCCTCGTAACAAAGGGATTATTGAAGATGGTACATTAACGATTGATATGAATAACCCGACTTGTGGGGATAGAATTCGTTTAACTTTAGATGTAGTCGATGAAATCGTTAAAGATGTGAAGTTTGAAGGTGAAGGATGTTCAATCTCGATGTCTAGTGCATCGATGATGACTGAAGCGATTAAAGGCAAATCTGTAAGTGAAGCACTTGAAATGGGAGAAGAATTCTCTAAGATGATGCTTGGGGAAGACTATACATTTGATGAAAGTGCTGGAGATATCGAAGCGCTTTCTGGTGTAGCGAAGTTCCCTGCACGTATTAAATGTGCGACACTTGCGTGGAAAGCATTAGAACGTGGCACGAAAGATAACAATGATACACATGTCAGTGAAGAAATAGATGAATAA
- the sufB gene encoding Fe-S cluster assembly protein SufB, producing MAKKAPEVGDYKYGFHDKDVSIFRSERGLTEDIVREISKMKEEPQWMLDFRLKSLKQFYKMPMPTWGGDLSELNFDEITYYVKPSEHTERSWDEVPEEIKQTFDKLGIPEAEQKYLAGVSAQYESEVVYHNMQEDLEEQGIIFKDTDSALRENEDIFKEHFASVIPPADNKFAALNSAVWSGGSFIYVPKNVKLETPLQAYFRINSENMGQFERTLIIVDEGASVHYVEGCTAPVYTTNSLHSAVVEIIVKKDAYCRYTTIQNWANNVFNLVTKRTFVYENGTMEWIDGNIGSKLTMKYPACYLLGEGARGMTLSIALAGRGQVQDAGAKMMHMAPNTSSTIVSKSISKQGGKVVYRGIVHFGRKATGARSNIECDTLIMDNESTSDTIPYNEMLNDNISLEHEAKVSKVSEEQLFYLMSRGISEEEATEMIVMGFIEPFTKELPMEYAVEMNRLIKFEMEGSIG from the coding sequence TTGGCTAAAAAAGCACCTGAAGTTGGAGATTACAAATATGGTTTCCACGATAAAGACGTATCGATTTTCCGTTCAGAAAGAGGATTAACAGAGGATATCGTACGTGAAATTTCAAAGATGAAAGAAGAACCACAGTGGATGCTTGATTTCCGCTTAAAATCATTAAAGCAGTTCTATAAGATGCCAATGCCTACATGGGGTGGCGATCTTTCTGAACTTAACTTCGATGAAATTACGTATTATGTAAAACCATCTGAACATACAGAACGTTCTTGGGATGAAGTACCTGAAGAAATTAAACAGACGTTTGATAAGTTAGGTATTCCAGAGGCAGAACAGAAGTATCTTGCAGGGGTATCAGCACAATATGAATCAGAAGTTGTATACCACAACATGCAGGAAGACCTTGAAGAGCAAGGAATTATCTTTAAAGATACAGATTCAGCATTACGTGAAAATGAAGATATCTTTAAAGAGCACTTTGCATCAGTAATTCCGCCGGCAGATAATAAGTTTGCAGCGTTAAACTCAGCAGTATGGTCTGGTGGATCATTTATCTACGTTCCTAAAAACGTTAAGCTTGAAACACCATTACAAGCATACTTCCGTATTAACTCTGAAAATATGGGACAGTTTGAGCGTACATTAATCATCGTTGATGAAGGCGCTAGCGTACATTACGTAGAAGGATGTACAGCACCAGTTTATACGACGAATTCATTACACTCAGCGGTCGTTGAAATTATCGTTAAAAAAGATGCATACTGCCGTTACACAACAATTCAAAACTGGGCGAACAACGTATTTAACTTAGTTACAAAACGTACATTCGTCTATGAGAATGGAACGATGGAATGGATTGATGGAAATATCGGTTCTAAACTTACGATGAAATACCCAGCATGTTACCTACTAGGTGAAGGTGCACGTGGTATGACATTATCTATCGCTTTAGCAGGTCGTGGACAAGTTCAGGATGCTGGTGCGAAGATGATGCATATGGCACCAAATACTTCTTCAACTATCGTTTCGAAATCAATTTCGAAGCAAGGTGGTAAAGTAGTATATCGTGGTATCGTTCATTTTGGACGTAAAGCGACTGGCGCACGTTCAAACATCGAATGTGATACGTTAATTATGGATAACGAATCAACATCAGATACAATTCCATACAACGAAATGTTAAACGATAACATTTCATTAGAGCATGAAGCGAAAGTTTCTAAAGTATCTGAAGAACAGTTATTCTACTTGATGAGTCGTGGTATTTCTGAAGAAGAAGCGACTGAAATGATCGTAATGGGCTTCATTGAGCCATTCACGAAAGAATTACCGATGGAATATGCAGTTGAAATGAACCGTTTAATCAAGTTTGAAATGGAAGGATCGATTGGATAA
- a CDS encoding magnesium transporter CorA family protein, whose protein sequence is MITTFINSEEGTIIKAEKYQLNNWVNLVMPSREEMEEVAEAFDFPIEFLEDPLDPEEGARIEYDEDSNSTLVITDFPVLDKNIRQTESYITVPIGIILSKGYIITICSREHDLFNKIVNLTFDLRMKSRFLLEVMLTVATKYNNTLKKINRERIKIEANLRNSLTNKQLYELMEIEKSLVYFLTSLTANGDTIKKIFRSRSLKLYEEDKELLEDLMIENTQALNTTELYTRILESITGSYSSLIANEMNNIMRILTLFTVFLTIPTLVFSFFGMNVDLPKLTWYGTIGVALTLMLVTFITLYKSKMFK, encoded by the coding sequence ATGATAACAACATTTATTAATTCAGAAGAAGGCACGATTATTAAAGCTGAGAAATATCAACTGAATAACTGGGTTAATCTTGTCATGCCCTCCCGTGAAGAGATGGAAGAAGTCGCTGAGGCGTTTGACTTTCCGATCGAGTTTCTTGAAGATCCACTTGATCCGGAAGAAGGTGCACGTATAGAATATGATGAAGATTCTAACAGTACACTTGTCATAACTGATTTCCCTGTACTAGATAAAAATATAAGACAGACAGAATCGTATATTACGGTGCCCATCGGTATCATCTTAAGCAAAGGATATATTATAACGATTTGTTCAAGAGAACATGATCTGTTCAATAAGATCGTAAATCTGACCTTTGATCTTCGAATGAAATCTCGATTTCTGCTGGAAGTGATGCTTACCGTTGCAACGAAATATAATAATACGTTAAAGAAAATAAATCGTGAGCGTATTAAGATTGAAGCAAACTTAAGAAACTCCTTAACGAATAAACAGCTGTATGAACTGATGGAGATTGAAAAGAGTTTAGTATACTTCTTAACATCACTTACAGCAAATGGCGACACAATAAAGAAGATATTCAGATCACGTTCACTTAAGCTTTACGAAGAAGATAAGGAGCTGCTCGAAGATCTGATGATCGAGAATACGCAGGCTTTAAATACGACAGAATTATATACACGAATTTTAGAAAGTATTACAGGTTCATATTCTTCATTGATTGCCAATGAAATGAACAACATCATGCGAATATTGACGCTATTCACCGTGTTCTTGACGATTCCTACACTCGTCTTCAGCTTCTTCGGTATGAATGTGGATTTACCGAAACTCACGTGGTACGGAACAATTGGTGTGGCATTAACATTGATGCTAGTAACGTTTATTACGCTCTATAAAAGTAAAATGTTTAAATAA
- a CDS encoding ABC transporter permease, which produces MTLFQISLAFIFVIIPLVMSAVLKLGLEKDVIIAAVRSTIQLMIVGYILTFVFDGNHPIYMLLMILLMIVAAAQNIVKKGQGIKGITWKIVLTLIVVEVLTIGILTGFRIIPFEPRYVIPISGMMIGNAMVLSLLFLNRFLSELDQNDEQIELILSLGGNPKQAIHRVLMTSIKNSMIPTIESTKTMGLVQLPGMMSGQIIGGADPLVAAQLQLLIIFLLMTAATLSSVLVGFLSYPTLFNARQQYIGKYSKS; this is translated from the coding sequence ATGACACTATTTCAAATTTCACTCGCATTTATTTTTGTGATTATTCCGCTCGTAATGAGCGCTGTGCTCAAGCTTGGTCTTGAGAAAGATGTGATCATCGCTGCTGTGCGAAGTACAATCCAGCTGATGATCGTCGGATATATATTGACCTTTGTATTTGACGGTAATCACCCTATCTATATGCTCCTGATGATTTTACTTATGATTGTAGCAGCTGCGCAAAATATCGTTAAAAAAGGACAGGGGATTAAAGGAATCACTTGGAAAATCGTCCTGACACTTATCGTTGTAGAAGTACTGACTATCGGAATTCTTACAGGCTTTCGCATCATTCCATTTGAACCAAGATACGTTATACCAATCAGCGGGATGATGATCGGGAATGCAATGGTGCTTTCACTTCTATTCTTAAATCGATTCTTAAGCGAACTTGATCAGAACGACGAACAAATCGAGCTTATCCTGTCACTTGGCGGAAATCCGAAGCAGGCGATACACCGCGTGCTTATGACGAGCATCAAAAACTCGATGATCCCAACAATTGAAAGCACGAAGACGATGGGACTTGTTCAACTTCCCGGTATGATGAGCGGTCAGATCATCGGGGGTGCTGATCCCCTTGTTGCCGCACAGTTACAGCTTTTAATCATATTCCTGCTGATGACCGCAGCAACATTATCAAGTGTACTTGTTGGATTCTTAAGCTATCCAACTTTATTTAATGCACGTCAGCAATACATCGGAAAATATTCAAAATCATAA